A DNA window from Calliphora vicina chromosome 1, idCalVici1.1, whole genome shotgun sequence contains the following coding sequences:
- the LOC135962737 gene encoding venom serine carboxypeptidase translates to MKTANHAVLTALVIALIVSICEAKERPKYRKSFINPYPRFEAFHDGGDPGEPLFLTSLINDPKVKRQDIREKAKVVGTQYHGVESYAGYLTVDPKFNSNLFFWYFPAEQDPGYSPVVLWLQGGPGASSLFGLFTENGPFEFDTHGKLQKRNYTWSKTHNLIFIDNPVGTGFSFTDSDDGYARNEKDVGHNLHEAMQQLYELFEWSDVSGFWITGESYAGKYVPALAYHIHKVQNSVDTRVIIPLKGVAIGNGLSDPIHQLKYGDYLYQLGLIDDHGLKQFHDAEAKGVKCIEKHDMDCAFDIFDNLLNGDLVNGSLFSNLTGYNYYYNYLHTKGDDYGKIMGDFLQSSLTRRSIHVGNLTFHDLDSENKVEIFLKRDVMDTVAPWIAELLESYIVCIYNGQLDIIVAYPLTRNYLKQLKFNAAAIYKVAPRQIWKVDDEIAGYAKHAGNLIEIMVRNAGHMAPTDQPKWMFNLIHHLTHYKKVV, encoded by the coding sequence ATGAAAACTGCAAATCATGCAGTTTTAACTGCATTGGTAATTGCATTAATTGTAAGCATATGTGAGGCCAAAGAACGCCCTAAATATcgtaaaagttttattaatccATATCCAAGATTTGAAGCTTTTCACGATGGTGGTGATCCAGGCGAGCCACTGTTTCTTACGTCCCTAATCAATGACCCAAAAGTAAAACGACAAGATATACGAGAAAAAGCTAAAGTAGTGGGTACCCAGTATCACGGCGTAGAAAGTTATGCTGGGTATTTGACGGTCGATCCAAAGTTTAATTCCAACCTGTTCTTTTGGTACTTTCCGGCTGAGCAAGATCCTGGCTATTCTCCTGTTGTTTTGTGGCTTCAAGGTGGTCCTGGTGCATCCTCTTTGTTTGGACTTTTTACCGAGAACGGTCCTTTTGAATTCGACACACatggaaaattacaaaaaagaaattataccTGGAGTAAAACTCATAATCTTATTTTCATTGACAATCCAGTAGGTACAGGATTTTCTTTTACCGATAGCGACGATGGCTATGCACGAAATGAAAAGGACGTTGGGCACAACTTACATGAGGCCATGCAACAGCTCTATGAATTGTTCGAGTGGAGTGACGTGTCTGGATTTTGGATTACCGGCGAATCTTATGCCGGCAAATATGTTCCCGCCTTGGCTTACCACATTCACAAAGTTCAAAATTCTGTTGACACCAGAGTAATAATACCTCTAAAGGGTGTGGCCATTGGAAATGGTCTGTCAGATCCTATACATCAGTTAAAATATGGAGACTATTTATATCAGTTGGGTTTGATTGATGATCACggtttaaaacaatttcacgATGCGGAAGCCAAAGGAgtaaaatgtattgaaaaacaCGATATGGATTGTGCCTTTGACATTTTCGATAACCTATTAAATGGTGACCTGGTGAATGGTTCATTGTTTTCTAATCTAACTGGTTATAATTACTATTACAATTATTTGCACACTAAGGGAGACGACTATGGTAAAATTATGGGTGATTTTCTCCAATCCTCTTTGACTCGTCGTTCAATTCACGTGGGAAATCTTACGTTTCACGATTTGGATAGTGAAAATaaagttgaaatatttttgaaacgtGACGTTATGGATACTGTAGCACCTTGGATTGCTGAACTGTTGGAGAGTTATATTGTTTGCATTTATAATGGCCAATTGGACATAATTGTCGCTTACCCCTTAACTCGTAATTATctgaaacaattaaaatttaatgcaGCTGCGATATACAAGGTTGCACCACGTCAAATTTGGAAAGTTGACGATGAGATAGCTGGTTATGCTAAACATGCTGGAAATTTAATTGAGATTATGGTACGTAATGCTGGACACATGGCTCCAACCGATCAACCAAAATGgatgtttaatttaatacacCATTTAACTCATTACAAAAAGGTGGTATAA
- the Mrm2 gene encoding rRNA methyltransferase 2, mitochondrial, translating into MSGIMLKRSFSVYNALRAKQIPNNLKGKSKSSQEWLTRQMADPYVEKSKMMNYRCRSAFKLLEIDDKYHIIKPGDTVIDCGAAPGSWTQIAVERSNANGNMENKPKGAVFSMDLLHFHAVPGATIFGGMDFTKPENQLRLKEALNGRQVNCVLSDMAPNATGVRMLDQEVIINLCYDVLRFALAMSAPQANFVVKVWDNGDVPKLEKNILRFYEKVKRVKPRASRGDSSEHFFVARGFKGLENVINEEKR; encoded by the exons atgagtGGAATTATGCTGAAAAGATCGTTTAGTGTATACAATGCGTTAAGAGCCAAACAAATACCAAATAATTTGAAAGGAAAAAGTAAAAGTTCACAGGAATGGTTGACGAGACAAATGGCAGATCCATATGTGGAGAAATCCAAAATGATGAACTATCGTTGTCGCAGTGCTTTTAAACTATTAGAAATAGATGATAAATATCACATAATAAAACCGGGAGACACAGTGATCGATTGCGGAGCTGCACCAGGAAGCTGGACACAAATCGCAGTGGAACGATCAAATGCCAATGGAAATATGGAAAATAAACCCAAAGGGGCCGTATTCAGTATGGATTTGTTACATTTCCATGCAGTACCG GGCGCTACTATATTTGGAGGAATGGATTTCACGAAACCCGAAAATCAATTGCGTTTAAAAGAAGCATTGAATGGGCGACAAGTTAATTGTGTTTTATCAGATATGGCTCCGAATGCCACTGGCGTAAGAATGTTAGATCAAGAAGTTATTATTAATCTCTGTTACGATGTTTTACGTTTTGCCTTGGCCATGTCAGCTCCTCAAGCGAATTTCGTTGTTAAAGTTTGGGACAATGGTGATGTCCCAAAGTTGGAGAAGAATATATTAAGATTCTATGAAAAGGTTAAACGGGTAAAACCACGGGCCAGCAGAGGAGATTCGTCTGAACATTTCTTTGTTGCGAGAGGATTTAAAGGTCTAGAAAATGTTATTAATGAAGAGAAGAGAtaa
- the LOC135962755 gene encoding transmembrane protein 256 homolog, with the protein MSWGETLTYITVGNPISQAVLTSASAVLKGAGIRPKQIEGSVVLPPPKAITMWELTGKNYHFVRLAGLSGATAVIMGAYGKHSLAKIHDIQEQLEAKAVFETANRFHFLHSFALLAMPLARRPALTGSLMAVGCLLFSGPMYYRALTGDKTFIQVATCGGFCLIAAWASLIF; encoded by the exons atgtctTGGGGAGAAACATTAACTTATATAACAGTTGGAAATCCCATCAGTCAGGCTGTTCTCACATCAGCTTCGGCTGTCTTAAAAGGAGCT GGTATTAGACCTAAGCAGATCGAAGGTTCTGTGGTTTTGCCACCTCCGAAAGCAATAACAATGTGGGAGCTTACCGGAAAGAATTATCATTTTGTGCGTTTAGCAGGTTTGAGCGGTGCGACTGCCGTTATTATGGGTGCTTATGGCAAGCATAGCTTAGCCAAAATTCATGATATTCAAGAACAATTGGAAGCAAAGGCTGTATTTGAAACGGCTAATCGATTCCATTTCTTACATTCATTTGCATTATTAGCCATGCCATTGGCTCGTCGACCAGCCTTG ACTGGATCATTAATGGCAGTTGGTTGTTTGTTATTTAGTGGCCCCATGTACTATCGAGCTTTGACTGGCGACAAAACCTTTATACAAGTGGCCACCTGTGGTGGCTTTTGTTTGATTGCAGCCTGGGCAtcattaattttctaa
- the Mrp5 gene encoding probable multidrug resistance-associated protein lethal(2)03659 — MQSFKADELPENPRETSNPLSTLMFCFAMPTFFKGRKKILDESDLYKALKEHKSDFLGHKLSVAWEEECNKKQMKHKEPSLLKAVLRVFGLRFATLGLVLFILEIGLRVTQPLFLGGLVSYYAKPENNTSSDQKTAYLYALGVILCSALNVFFMHPYMLGILHTGMKIRVAMCSMIYRKALRLSKTALGNTTSGQVVNLISNDVGRLDTSMIHMHYLWLGPVEIVIITYLMYREIGVSSLFGVAIMILFLPLQAFLGKKTSVLRLRTALRTDERVRMMNEIISGIQVIKMYAWEIPFGKMVEYARFKEMNAIRYVNYIRGILQSFIMFLTRISVFASLVGFVLLGKLLTAEKAFVITAYYNILRNTMTIYFPMGISQFAETMVSFKRIQKYMMHEETKVRDKSLEVDSENNKLQPSAIIEENGKAIAMNGVIKPMTTMVNNGGHHMDAGVVISKLKAKWDSQSTEYTLDGIDLKIKPRTLVAVIGPVGSGKSSLIQAVLGELPAESGSVNVNGTLSYASQEPWLFTGTVRQNILFGLPMDRQRYRTIVKKCALERDFELLPYGDKTIVGERGASLSGGQKARISLARAVYRKTDVYLLDDPLSAVDTHVGRHLFDQCMRGFLRDDIVLLVTHQLQFMEQADLIVIMDKGRISAVGTFESMRKSGLDFAKLLMKADQQEDSNGKAAAGDATENNKTALSRQNSKMRSRQNSVSSMSSAADSAPGDSPMQVQENREGGKIGMKLYKKYFGASGGYFLFALMAFFCVGAQVLASGGDYFLSYWVNKNGQADIQVTDAYRRPEARLDSNTDPVDLYIFTALNVSIIFFALTRSLLFFNLAKKSSINLHNAMFKGVTRASMYFFNTNPSGRILNRFSKDLGQVDEILPGVMMDVIQIFLALLGIVVVLCLVNPWYLLATALLAIIFYFLRSFYLNTSRDVKRLEAITRSPIYSHLGASLNGLSTIRAFGAQKVLIAEFDNYQDMHSSGYFMFLATSRAFGYWLDCCCVLYIAIITLSFFLFSPENGGDVGLAITQAMGMTGMVQWGMRQSAELENTMTCVERVVEYEDLEAEGEMESPPNKKPPKSWPEDGQIIFDNLSLRYFPDPKSECVLKALNISIKAKEKVGIVGRTGAGKSSLINALFRLSYNDGSVIIDKRDTNDMGLHDLRSKISIIPQEPVLFSGTMRYNLDPFEEYSDAKLWESLDEVKLKDVVSELPCGLQSKISEGGSNFSVGQRQLVCLARAILRENRILVMDEATANVDPQTDALIQNTIRNKFRQCTVLTIAHRLHTVMDSDKVLVMDAGRAVEFGSPFELLTQSKSNIFYGMVKQTGNTTFDSLLKVAQKAHEDNLKAKKDS, encoded by the exons ATTTTCTTGGACACAAACTTAGCGTAGCATGGGAGGAAGAgtgcaacaaaaaacaaatgaaacacAAGGAGCCCAGCCTTCTAAAGGCGGTATTGCGAGTGTTTGGTTTACGTTTTGCTACTTTGGGTCTAGtgctttttattttagaaattggtttacg TGTCACTCAACCTTTATTTTTGGGCGGTTTAGTTTCATACTATGCTAAGCCCGAGAATAATACGAGTAGTGATCAGAAAACTGCGTATTTGTACGCATTGGGTGTTATCTTATGCAGTGCGTTGAATGTTTTCTTTATGCATCCTTACATGTTAGGCATACTGCATACGGGCATGAAAATTCGAGTGGCCATGTGCAGCATGATATATCGTAAGGCACTGCGTTTGAGCAAAACAGCACTGGGTAATACGACATCCGGTCAGGTGGTCAATCTAATATCGAACGATGTTGGTCGCTTGGACACCTCAATGATACACATGCACTATTTGTGGTTAGGACCGGTTGAGATAGTGATTATAACCTATTTAATGTACAGAGAG ATTGGTGTGTCTTCCCTATTCGGCGTTGCCATTATGATTCTATTCCTGCCTCTTCAAGCCTTTTTGGGTAAAAAGACTTCTGTATTACGTCTGCGTACTGCATTGCGTACCGATGAGCGTGTCCGCATGATGAATGAAATCATCTCGGGTATACaagttataaaaatgtatgctTGGGAAATACCCTTTGGTAAAATGGTAGAGTACGCTAGATTTAAAGAAATGAATGCCATACGTTATGTCAATTATATACGTGGCATTTTGCAATCCTTCATCATGTTCTTAACCCGCATCTCAGTGTTTGCCAGTTTGGTGGGCTTTGTGCTTTTGGGTAAATTGCTAACGGCCGAAAAAGCTTTTGTCATTACAGCTTACTACAATATTTTGCGCAACACAATGACCATATATTTTCCCATGGGCATTTCGCAATTCGCCGAAACTATGGTTTCGTTCAAGAGAATCCAAAAGTATATGATGCATGAGGAGACAAAAGTTCGCGATAAATCGCTAGAAGTTGATAGCGAGAATAATAAACTACAACCCAGTGCCATTATCGAGGAGAATGGTAAAGCTATTGCCATGAATGGCGTAATAAAGCCAATGACAACCATGGTAAATAATGGTGGACATCATATGGATGCTGGCGTAGTGATAAGTAAACTAAAGGCTAAATGGGACTCACAATCTACAGAATATACATTGGATGGTATAGACTTGAAAATTAAACCACGTACCCTGGTGGCGGTTATTGGTCCAGTGGGTTCAGGAAAATCAAG CTTAATTCAAGCTGTACTTGGTGAACTTCCTGCCGAATCTGGTTCTGTTAATGTTAACGGCACTTTGTCATATGCTTCCCAAGAGCCCTGGCTATTCACAGGTACGGTGCGTCagaatattttatttggtttgcCAATGGATAGGCAGCGCTATCGCACAATTGTCAAAAAGTGTGCACTGGAGCGTGACTTTGAACTATTACCCTACGGTGATAAGACAATTGTAGGCGAACGCGGCGCTTCACTGTCTGGTGGCCAAAAAGCCCGTATAAGCTTAGCCAGGGCTGTTTATCGCAAAACCGATGTCTATCTGCTCGATGATCCCTTAAGCGCCGTCGACACTCATGTGGGCCGACATTTGTTCGATCAATGTATGCGTGGTTTCTTGCGTGACGACATTGTTCTGCTCGTTACACATCAGTTGCAATTTATGGAACAAGCCGATCTTATTGTGATCATGGATAAGGGACGCATTAGTGCTGTGGGTACATTTGAATCGATGCGCAAGAGTGGTTTAGATTTTGCTAAACTGCTGATGAAAGCCGATCAGCAAGAAGACTCCAACGGCAAGGCGGCCGCTGGCGATGCCACTGAAAACAATAAAACGGCTTTATCGCGTCAAAATAGCAAAATGCGTTCGCGTCAAAATAGTGTCTCTTCCATGAGTTCAGCGGCAGATTCTGCGCCTGGTGACTCGCCCATGCAAGTACAAGAAAACCGTGAAGGAGGTAAAATTGGTATGAAACtgtataagaaatattttggtGCCAGTGGTGGTTATTTCTTATTTGCTCTGATGGCTTTCTTCTGTGTTGGTGCCCAGGTTTTAGCATCCGGTGGTGATTATTTCTTGTCATAttg gGTAAACAAGAATGGACAAGCTGATATTCAAGTAACTGATGCATATCGACGTCCTGAAGCCCGTTTGGACAGTAATACCGATCCCgttgatttatatatttttacggCGCTCAATGTCTCCATTATTTTCTTCGCCTTGACACGTTCTCTACTCTTCTTTAATTTAGCCAAAAAATCGTCCATAAATTTACACAACGCTATGTTTAAAGGAGTAACCAGAGCCTCCATGTATTTCTTTAATACCAATCCTTCGGGACGTATACTAAATCGTTTCTCAAAAGACTTGGGCCAAGTTGATGAAATTTTGCCAGGTGTCATGATGGATGTAATACAAATCTTTTTGGCTTTGCTTGGTATAGTGGTGGTATTGTGTTTGGTTAATCCTTGGTATTTATTGGCCACTGCATTGCTGGCCATTATATTCTACTTTTTGCGATCATTCTATTTGAATACATCTAGAGATGTAAAACGTCTTGAGGCTATAa CCCGTTCTCCCATTTACTCTCATTTGGGTGCTTCCCTAAATGGTCTTTCTACCATACGCGCTTTCGGCGCCCAAAAAGTATTGATAGCCGAATTTGATAACTATCAGGATATGCACAGTTCgggttattttatgtttttggctACAAGTCGAGCCTTTGGCTATTGGCTTGATTGCTGTTGTGTTCTCTATATTGCCATTATcactttaagttttttccttttcTCACCGGAAAATGGCGGTGATGTTGGTTTGGCCATCACCCAGGCCATGGGTATGACCGGTATGGTACAATGGGGCATGCGACAATCAGCCGAATTGGAAAACACCATGACTTGTGTAGAACGTGTTGTAGAATATGAAGATTTAGAGGCAGAAGGTGAAATGGAATCACCACCGAATAAAAAACCACCAAAATCTTGGCCAGAGGATGGTCAAATTATTTTCGACAATTTAAGTTTACGTTACTTCCCAGATCCCAAATCAGAGTGTGTTTTGAAAGCTCTTAATATATCTATCAAAGCCAAAGAAAAAGTTGGTATTGTTGGACGTACCGGTGCTGGAAAATCGTCATTGATTAATGCCCTCTTTAGACTTTCCTATAACGATGGCTCGGTGATAATCGATAAACGTGATACTAATGATATGGGCCTTCATGATTTGCGCAGTAAAATTTCTATTATACCTCAAGAGCCCGTATTGTTCTCGGGTACTATGCGTTATAATTTAGATCCATTCGAGGAATATTCCGATGCAAAATTGTGGGAATCATTAGATgag GTCAAACTAAAAGACGTTGTTTCCGAATTACCTTGTGGTTTACAAAGTAAAATATCTGAAGGTGGCAGTAATTTCTCCGTGGGACAAAGACAGCTGGTATGTTTAGCACGCGCTATATTACGTGAAAATCGGATATTAGTTATGGATGAAGCCACTGCCAATGTTGATCCACAAACAGATGCTTTAATTCAAAACACCATACGAAATAAATTCCGACAATGTACAGTTCTCACAATAGCTCATCGTTTGCACACCGTCATGGATTCCGATAAAGTTTTAGTGATGGATGCCGGTCGTGCTGTCGAATTTGGTTCACCATTTGAATTGTTGACACAAagtaaatcaaatatattttatggaaTGGTGAAGCAAACGGGAAATACAACATTTGATAGTTTATTGAAAGTAGCACAAAAG GCTCATGAGGATAATTTAAAGGCGAAAAAAGATTCTTGA